The following are encoded together in the Monodelphis domestica isolate mMonDom1 chromosome 5, mMonDom1.pri, whole genome shotgun sequence genome:
- the LOC107649976 gene encoding MAGE-like protein 2, whose amino-acid sequence MKSILGLAFSWSSSEALKIKESSQAHWGPQSHWSPQSPWNPQSHRSPQSHWNPQSPWNPQSYWSPPVPLELPVPLEPPVPLEPSIPLEPPVPLEPPVPQEPPVPLEPPVPQEPPVPLEPPVPLEPPAPLEPPVPLEPPVPLEPPVPLE is encoded by the coding sequence ATGAAATCCATATTGGGGCTTGCATTCAGCTGGTCTAGTTCTGAGGCCCTGAAGATCAAAGAGAGTTCCCAGGCCCACTGGGGTCCCCAGTCCCACTGGAGCCCCCAGTCTCCCTGGAACCCCCAATCCCACAGGAGCCCCCAGTCCCACTGGAACCCTCAGTCCCCCTGGAACCCTCAGTCCTACTGGAGCCCCCCAGTCCCACTGGAACTCCCAGTCCCATTGGAACCCCCAGTCCCTCTGGAGCCCTCAATCCCACTGGAACCCCCAGTGCCCCTGGAGCCCCCAGTCCCACAGGAGCCCCCAGTCCCACTGGAACCCCCAGTCCCACAGGAGCCCCCAGTCCCACTGGAACCCCCAGTCCCACTGGAGCCCCCAGCCCCACTGGAGCCCCCAGTCCCACTGGAACCCCCAGTGCCCCTGGAGCCCCCAGTCCCACTGGAATGA